The DNA region ACTTGTGCTATGTTGGGCTATGCAGgtaaataaatatgaatctgACCACATGGCTGTGTTTCAATGGGAGCAGCTGTGGATTTGAACTGAATAAGATTCTCTACACTGTAATTGTTCATATAAATTGTGTTGGAAGGTGAATTGAAATGACATTTGTTGATAAATGGGGTAATGTAGAttatttgtgtgtgaattgtgtcATATGTCAAAGCGTGTTCAGTGgttttttattaatctgaaaTAGTAAAGAGGAAGACaggaacagattttaaaaaaagatctgttTCTGCCACTTCCTTcttagactttttttaaaaaaatatattgtttatttccttttaactcttcttccagtttctttttaaagtctatttgTCTGTGAACACAACAGTCTGACCTGAGTCACATAAAATAAGTCAACATTTTActataattgttgtttttttgtggggtttttttcttgggaTTCGCTTGCAGGTTCATCTGTGGGCTTAAGGtaagtagtttttttgttttcatagttCCAGCTCAACGTTCTGCACTGACTCAACAATATCAACGACTGAGATAAGACTCTCCCGTTGAGATAAAACGACCTAAAGTGAAATCCATCAGCTCTGAGTGGGAGTGTGTCGAAATGCAGCTGGGAAGCATCCAAGTCCTCATGTGAAGCACGTTGGACCTGCTGACAGGTTCACAGAGAGAAGGCCAGAATGTTGGTCTCTTTTCTCTAATGATGGTGAACataaaacaccaaactctttaaaaaggaaaataaaactcagtaTAAAATCGCTTGGCATGACAGAGGGAATCTAACCAGAAATACGCATTCGGCTATCCGTATGTTTGGTTCATTGTTGAGTGAGTGAGTTTGAGAGCAGCGAAGGAAGCTGCTGTCGTTTGacaatttcaattaatttagaagccaatttaaaaaatcattaccTTATCCAGAGCAATTAAAAGTGCTTTATGTGTGTAAACACGGAGGATTAAAGGACGGACTCAGTAGTGGGATGAACATACTGAACCAGGTGTTTTATGTCTCCCTTCATCTTCATCTCTTCTCCGTTTACTCCTCTCGCCTCCCTTCTCAGTAGCCACCAAGCAACTTAAGTTCATATTTACTTGAATTTAAGTCAAGTAAATATATGTAGATCCATGCCAcgtttttcagatttaaatgattatttttttaaaactgcgtTTCATTGATTGTTATCAGTACTCGGATGCTTCCCAGCTGCGTTGCGACACACTCCCCCCCCCACACAGGTGAGTTTTCCGCCACGTTATGTTGTGACGACGGAGGAAGATTCTTATCTCAGGCCGTGATGTTGGTGAGACTGAGGTGGACGTTGTGCTGGAAGCCTGCCAGCATTCCTGCTTTCCCATGTGAAACGTGAACCCACGGATGAAACCGGAAACCGTTTCTAAGAGTTTGGAAACGGCATAATCTGGTGATTAGATGAAGCTGCAGTTTCTTTTCTGTACCACGTCTTGacattatttgatttgattgttttgtgctgtgatttttgactcattttgcatgtttaataATCAGCCAGCTAAAGCTGTTCTCTTATCGTCTCACTCCTGTCTCAATAATCAGTTTTATAGTTtaacataattattaaaaacaaaaataaacggcgtattttattgttttattgctctGAAAAGCGCTGTATACCTGTTAGCTTGTCAGCTGCAGATTAAAGAAGCGTTATCTTAATAATAGGTACGACTcatatttccaaacagccaaATTAGTGTTTTCTGAAAGTGTGAGAAATCTCCCACGCTCCCATAAAACCTCCTGGGTTGGGCAACAGCGTCTGATTTATCAGGGCCTCAATCAGCGACTTTAATGTCGGTTATCTGTATTTGAAAGTAATTATCCCTTTATTACATCTTTTCGCTCCCAGGATCACAGCTTGCAACAAATGTAATGGTCAGCTCTTTTAGTTCTCATTTTGTGTTGACTTCTTTGGAAAGAAGAAACTGTGAttcctcaaaataaaaaaagaagagtcgTTGattaaaaaggtcttaaatgGCATTCTTGCACTTGATTCCATATAACGTGAAGCTCGGAAGAAAAAACGTGTTTAACTCTGTTATGCAGGCATGAAGCCCAGAAAAGGGATTTTCTTTACTCCATTGCTTTTGCTGCTTTCAGCATTTCAGCTTCTTTAAGATGACTTGAGGACTTTTGGTCTTCCTTTCCTCCCGACTATGATTGAATCAGATGGTTGAGTCTCTAATATAACAACTCTCTCCTACATTAACAAACAGGATTGCATTTTTCTAACTCGTATGTGTATTTACGTTACTCAGTCTAAATACTTTAAGATGGAaataactatatatttttttaagtaaacgTTTGAAATTCAGTCCTAAGCTCACAAACGACTTTGTGACCTCAAATTTGTCACCGCGCGTTTAGCAAAGaatactgtaaaaaagaaacaacaaaacacatcagATTAAGTTGTAGGTTAAACTTTCCATATTTCAAACAGCATCTCATTCATTTTATGGAGGAAGTGGGACAGTcaggtatttaaaaataatacagccCCACCACCAAGACGACATATTACAGCTTAATATGTTGTTAATACAACTGAATTACATACATAATAATGGCTGTTTCATAAGAATCAAAATCACAGCGAAACATAGAGGATGACTGTCTTTATTATGATTTcaggcttaaaaacaaaaatatgaggTTAAATCTTGACAGACACAAGtttcacatttatgtttaattgtgcagaaaaagcaaaaggttttaattttttttttgttaatttgatcATATTAGACAACAAGTATTGATTGTGAAGGTTAATATACAGTAATACATCTCTTCCTTCAAATCTCTAAAGCTCAGAACATCAGAAATTTAAGACCAGCACTTTTCACAGGATTCCAACTAAGCAAACTGAAGGCTGTTACTCTTTGACATTTTGGCACAAACAAGGAACTGAGCAATCCAGCCGTTGTGAAATAATCTCCGCTGATGATGACACTCTGGTGCAGTTCCTGGCAGAGTTGTGGGAACCTGAGCTCATCCGGGGTGGGAGCCTCATGTCCTGGTTGCCAGTGGGATCCTGTGAAGCAAGCAGGAGGGGACGGTGAGATAAAGAGTCATTTCTGAGTGAAAATAATGTGATAACtcagtagaaaaaaacaacaaaaaatcaactGATTTTTGTTAAGATTCCAAGTTTAATTCTCTCTGACAATGATTTTTCTTGTCCATCTGTACTCTATCCTGTTCAAAGAgtttgaaaagcaaacatgaGTGAAGTCTCCCTCCTCCATCTTGTTCAAATcggacaaaattggtgtcaaacgtttgtgctccGTTTGCGCAGTAACAACGTTCATCCGTGtcattgtcattttaaatatagtaATAAAGAAGTTTCCAGATGTAACCAGAGGTCATCAGCAACATCTTCAGAGCAcgagcagcacaaacaaaaactttcgCTGCACAACAGAACAATCCAGCGatccagagagaaaacaaatatgGAAATCCTGCGCGCTGCATTTCTGCAATACTGTTTTGAACTTCAGGAGCAGCTCAGCCAATATAAGTTTCTCAATATGATATTTGGACTCCGGCCATCGGTTGAGACATCGTGGGCCTGTGATCGTCGACTCGTTTACGCACAAACCTTTTCCAGTTGCTGATAGATTGGTGGCTCAGGACATTAAAGATACCAGGAACTATTCATCGATGCGACATGGAATGTGATAAATGTGCAGTATTTGAGCTGCAATTAGATCATTTTAATGTGCAACATCAAAAGCTAGGCTTTTGTACATGGAAGattcatgtattttataaatgcatGATGTTTGTCTCCTATGCGTCTGTTTCATGCCATATTCATTATGCTTTCATAAACTTTTAGTTGGAGAATCAGGTACGATTTCAGTACAATCAATACCTGCAGTGGTAGCGTTAGCAACACTGCATGGCTTATTTTTCACCATGACGCCCAGAAACGTTGTGAAGTCTAGAAGAAAACGAGGTAAAATGTTTCCTGCAGTTGGTTCGGATCGAGGTCGGTCTGTATTCACACCTGAAGCGAAATGCACCGGAGTTTGATTGGAAGTGGACCGAGATCACCTGAGAAAGCGGGTCAGAGAAAGAAGATGAAGAATGGTTTGGGAATCAAACCTCATCAGAGCCTGAATCAGTATCTTTAAAGTAATTCATTGATATTTGAAAATAACTGTTCACATAATTTCTCTCCCGAAAGCACAGCTTATTTAAAGGTCATCTCCTTTAGTTCTCTTTTCGTCTGGACTTCTTCAGAAAGCAGAACTGTGgttccttaaaaaaaatgtgagtcTTAAAAACAGAGTTCTCTGTGATTCTTGCACTTGATCCCAGACAGCGAGAAGCTCATTTtaacaggaataaaaacatgttttatccaTGTATGAAGGGGAGAAAAGGGATTCTCCAGAACCTCTGGCGCTCTTTTCTGTCCTATTAAGATGTTGTTTACCTCAACCCAGAGCTGCTCAGGTGAAGCTCTGTTCAAAATGCCTGATTTAAAAACCAAAGTGAGCTCGGTGGGCAGTTCCCTATTAGTGATCATCTGGTTAGGACGATCAATAATCatcaatttagttttattcCTCCACTCCTCTGCTCATCACCtttaggacaatttagagaccAAATAACCCAACGGTCCTGTTTCTGGGCTGCAGGAAGAAGCCAGAGTGAGAACCAACACCATGCACGgcaagaacatgcaaactccatgcagacaGCGCCGTGCGGTCACATGTGTAACTTTGCATATACCCTGTGCAATTCAACAGGAAAAGATTGATTTTTGAGAAAACGTTAAAGTTGCATGTTTAGTGGCATGGACAGAGAATAACCTGTCATCTGATGGCTGGGATTTTAAAGTTAACTGTGAATGGTCACGCCATCATTAAGATCCTAAGAGCAGAACAGTTCAGTGTGTGATCCCCCAGTTTTGTAGCCGTGGAACAGAAACTAGTCTGTCAGCGCGAGCAGCTAGTCGTTTTATCATCTGAGATGTCCGTGAAAAGCATCCAGAATCTCTCCAGCTTTAATCAGCCTGGATGTGTATTATTCTGAACGGTGCTTCAGGACCTTTCATGATTATCTCTTGTAAATCTGTGCTCTTCAGTctggtttctctgtttttctatttcaataCCCACTGGGTTTGTAGAAGTGTAAACAAGTGTTAAGATGAACTGACCCAATAAAGTCAAATCAATGACTCTGTGTGTTGGCAAGCCAATGAGACAGAGTAGAAGCTGTAAGTTGTCACTTTTTGCTGCTTTGAGCTTGAACAGCAGCCATTAATGTAACGCAAAATACAACTAATATAACTAAGATGACATGTTTAATGCAATTGATTTAATTACAACACAATCACATTAAAGAAAGGTTAACTTTCTTTAATATGATTTCAgtcttaaaagtaaaagaatGGGAGCAAAATGTGACAGATGCATGAAATTTAACAGTGCATAAAGAGGAATGGGTTTCAACATATTGTTTGTTCATTGGATTATActaaatgaacatgaataaGTCTGCCAACTACCTTTGGCCAATTCTAtgatattaaatcatttttgtcacaaatgAGGAATTGGACGATCCTGGTAGAGTTGGCAGTGGGTTCTTGTGAAGAAAGTCAAGGGGACAATTAgaaaaagctgctgcagctgcgaGTTGACTTTGTAATTTCATGTTAAGcttgaatgaaaaacatgttaaaataattacttttccACTTACACTGCTTTGTCTCGCAAGAGTCTTTTCGTGAAATCTGACTCCGGGTCAAGACAGAACTGCCTATTATTCTTCATGACGGCTCTGCAATAAAAGAATGATAAATAGTCAGAGCTCTTCAGTTTCGTTTTTGATCGTTTTGACAAATTGTTTCTGCAGATACCTACACCACTTCGAACTTGTGGCAGGCAGGACGAGGTTCGTACACAATTACATCAGCGATGAGAATGCGCCTTACTGTTGGTATTGTTCTTATGCAACGGCAGCGCATAAAACCTGGCAATACAGTGTAAGAAAGGCCATTTATTGTCTAAATTGACTATCTGActaaataccaaaaaatatttagtcatagttacactgcaaaaaccaaCCGTCtctaatttatggtaaaatatcGGCAGCTGTgtgttgccagaattttaccttATAAATACAGACTTTCATaaggtaaaattctggcaaccacagctgccaatattttacaataaattgtttttttttggttttttttacagtgtaatgttttttaatatatatatatatagatatattattaattattgaaTTTAGAAAATCTTTGCACAGTACACTTACTCTGTGAGGTGCAAATGGCGATGCAGGCCAGAAGAAGGATGCCCTGGACTGCAGCCTTCATGTTTGTCTCAGAcggaacaaaaataaagttttttgcaGTGATTCTCTCCTCGTCGGTGTGGAAGCGATCTGACTGCTGCACAAAAAGGGATTCTGCTCTCTTCTGAACCAGTTGGAGCATCCCACTTCCTTTTATGGACTTCCTGCGCTGAAGAGGAAAACTCCTTCACAGTGAAGAACGGCGAAGCCTTTTGGTTTGACTGTCATCACTGATGAAGCACAAAAGAAAGTGATGAAAgtgctgtttatttaaaacagatgaCAAACATTCGATAAATAAAAAGACGTGGAATCTGAAATGGTTTAGATTCATTGAGTTGCTCTTCTTTGTGCTAACCGTCACCCcccatttataaatatttaaaatgaactgcatttcattattttgtcaAACTTAAACAAGTGGAATGCACAGAACTGGAGATTTGGTGGGACTTTTTTCAATAAGGATATTCAATGCTTGAACATATAAATTATTGAACAATATATCAGTCAAATGCCCAAATAGCAGAGTTTATCTACAAGTCCTCTCTGCTTTGTATCGGTGTcacttttttaaagttgctcAGCTTTACAGTGAAGAACGGTGAAGCTTTTTGGTACAGCCATCACTGATGAGACAAAACGA from Xiphophorus maculatus strain JP 163 A chromosome 14, X_maculatus-5.0-male, whole genome shotgun sequence includes:
- the LOC111610822 gene encoding growth-regulated alpha protein-like, coding for MKAAVQGILLLACIAICTSQSFMRCRCIRTIPTVRRILIADVIVYEPRPACHKFEVVAVMKNNRQFCLDPESDFTKRLLRDKAVIPLATRT